One window of Hymenobacter canadensis genomic DNA carries:
- a CDS encoding DUF2075 domain-containing protein — MLIVHGGPGTGKTVVAINLLVNLTKQGLVAKYVSKNSAPRAVHKSKLTGSMRRTVFDSMFVGSGVFTQTPENTFDALIVDEAHRLNEKSGLFSNLGISQPLEVIRSSRFSVFFIDEDQRIAVQDVGSEEEIRKWADQEGAEVHVLNLVSQFRCNGSDAYMAWLDNVLDIRETANPTLDATDYDFRVVDTPDELQQFIYEKNQERNRARMVAGYCWDWASKKDAKAFDFELSHTFKHKWNLTDDGGLWMMKPDSVTEIGCIHTSQGLELDYIGVIIGPDLLVRDGEVVTNALARASADKTVQKKKELLKSAAGRAQLDLIIKNTYRTLMTRAMKGCYVYCTDPETAAYLRHRITHPV; from the coding sequence GTGCTCATCGTCCACGGCGGCCCCGGCACCGGCAAAACCGTGGTGGCCATCAACCTGCTGGTCAATCTCACCAAGCAGGGCCTCGTGGCCAAGTACGTGAGCAAGAACTCGGCCCCCCGCGCCGTGCACAAAAGCAAGCTCACCGGCTCTATGCGCCGCACTGTCTTCGACTCCATGTTCGTCGGCTCGGGCGTATTCACCCAGACGCCGGAAAACACCTTCGATGCCCTCATCGTCGACGAGGCCCACCGCCTCAACGAGAAGTCCGGCCTGTTCAGCAACCTCGGCATCAGCCAGCCCCTGGAAGTCATCCGCTCCAGCCGCTTCAGCGTGTTCTTCATCGACGAGGACCAGCGCATCGCTGTGCAGGATGTGGGCAGCGAAGAAGAAATCCGCAAGTGGGCCGACCAAGAAGGTGCCGAAGTCCACGTCCTCAACTTAGTCTCCCAGTTTCGCTGCAACGGCTCCGACGCCTACATGGCCTGGCTCGACAACGTGCTCGACATCCGCGAAACCGCCAACCCCACCCTTGACGCCACTGACTACGACTTCCGCGTCGTCGATACCCCCGACGAGTTGCAGCAGTTCATCTACGAAAAGAACCAGGAGCGTAACCGCGCCCGTATGGTGGCCGGCTACTGCTGGGACTGGGCCAGCAAGAAGGACGCCAAGGCCTTTGACTTTGAGCTAAGCCACACCTTTAAGCACAAGTGGAACCTTACCGACGACGGTGGCCTCTGGATGATGAAGCCCGACTCAGTCACCGAAATTGGCTGCATCCACACCAGCCAGGGTCTCGAACTCGACTACATCGGCGTCATCATCGGCCCCGACCTGCTCGTGCGCGACGGCGAAGTAGTAACCAATGCCCTGGCCCGCGCCAGCGCCGACAAAACCGTCCAGAAGAAGAAGGAGTTGCTAAAGTCAGCTGCAGGCCGCGCCCAGCTCGACCTTATCATCAAAAACACTTATCGCACCCTCATGACCCGCGCCAT